One Diospyros lotus cultivar Yz01 chromosome 1, ASM1463336v1, whole genome shotgun sequence genomic window carries:
- the LOC127811700 gene encoding uncharacterized protein LOC127811700 isoform X4, which yields MGLIPAFNQVFPASEKRSSYVQKFTKCMEEVYKKSHEAYEYLNEIPPQHWTRSHFQTHCKCDLLLNNICECFNSYILEARDKGIITCLESIRCKLMKRLWKKRDAMKKIPSPLCPKIQKKLDKIKVLSFNYMSTWSGWSKCQVVGPEGQFVVDTNERSCSCRRWDLTGIPCEHAVNALFMNRNKPENFVDTCYTVESYLKIYNNCINPINGYEMWPMSKEVANLPPLKPNPKKGRRAKLRRLEAEELEKLAATGRVLRRGSIMTCTVCGVKGHNKRYHGKQPTDGDAVQQDNIFNDVTQTKSCASFSVPPVNPTLQNCTSCLM from the exons ATG GGGTTGATTCCAGCCTTTAATCAAGTATTCCCTGCATCAGAGAAGAG GTCAAGCTATGTCCAGAAGTTCACCAAATGCATGGAGGAAGTgtataagaagtcacatgaggCATATGAATATCTAAATGAAATTCCGCCTCAGCATTGGACAAGGTCACATTTCCAAACTCATTGTAAGTGTGACTTGCTCTTGAATAATATTTGTGAATGCTTCAACAGCTACATCTTAGAAGCTAGGGATAAGGGCATCATCACATGCTTAGAAAGCATAAGATGTAAGTTGATGAAAAGGCTTTGGAAAAAAAGGGATGCTATGAAAAAAATTCCTAGTCCATTGTGtcctaaaatacaaaaaaaactaGATAAAATTAAGGTGCTCAGCTTCAACTACATGTCCACTTGGTCCGGGTGGAGTAAATGTCAGGTTGTCGGACCAGAAGGCCAATTTGTAGTTGATACGAATGAGAGGAGTTGTAGCTGCAGGAGATGGGATCTCACAGGAATCCCTTGTGAGCATGCAGTCAATGCGTTGTTCATGAATAGAAATAAGCCAGAAAATTTTGTGGATACGTGCTACACTGTTGAGTCTTATTTGAAGATCTATAACAATTGTATCAACCCAATAAATGGATATGAAATGTGGCCTATGAGTAAGGAAGTTGCTAATTTACCCCCACTAAAACCAAACCCAAAGAAAGGAAGGAGGGCAAAATTAAGGAGATTAGAAGCAGAAGAGTTGGAGAAATTGGCAGCGACTGGAAGGGTTTTAAGGAGAGGATCAATTATGACATGCACAGTGTGTGGTGTGAAGGGTCATAATAAAAGATATCATGGCAAGCAACCAACTGATGGTGATGCTGTACAACAAGATAATATCTTTAATGATGTAACTCAAACAAAGTCTTGTGCATCTTTTTCTGTTCCACCAGTGAACCCAACTCTTCAAAATTGCACCTCTTGCCTAATGTaa
- the LOC127811682 gene encoding cytochrome P450 714C2-like, translating to MELVQTLYKLFLSIGAVLVLGSVIRLYESLVKKPASVRARLRKQGITGPPPTVLLGNILEVKKCLSTSAKEITAAAPPITHDYADCLLPFLPQWRKKYGKFFMFAFGNKQILHVARADLVKEITKSTSINLGRPSHNQKEMGPLLGEGILTSNGPLWQYQKKILGPELHMDKIKGMVHLIWESTNVVLDSWKSRIEAEGGVVADIYIDQDLLEISGDVVAKACFGSNFAKGKEIFSKLCTLKEAISQRIFSIGLPGVRYLPTENNREISRLQKEVHALILKVVKERNESGQVHRDFLQTVIQGSKNSNFSPRGGVEHFIVDNCKNIYSAAQETVAVSASWCLMLLASNPEWQDRVRAEVLQIWGAQIPDFDMLRKAKLLTMVIQETQRLYPLAVAFSREALEDLKIGGIEIPKGVGLWMMVSELHTDPETWGPDSYEFKPDRFANGISGACKLPQSYMPFGFGPRQCLGQNLAMLELKLIIGLVLSNFSFRLSPKYIHSPIMKLTIEPKYGIHLSLKKL from the exons ATGGAATTAGTCCAAACTTTGTACAAGCTTTTCTTGTCCATTGGTGCGGTTCTTGTACTGGGATCCGTCATCCGACTGTATGAATCTCTGGTGAAGAAACCGGCAAGTGTCAGAGCACGGCTGAGGAAACAAGGGATCACCGGACCACCGCCGACGGTTCTCCTTGGGAATATTCTTGAGGTTAAAAAGTGCCTATCGACGTCGGCCAAGGAAATTACAGCGGCAGCCCCTCCTATCACCCACGATTATGCTGATTGTCTCTTGCCCTTCCTCCCACAGTGGCGCAAAAAATACG gtaaattttttatgtttgctTTTGGGAACAAGCAAATATTACACGTAGCAAGAGCAGATTTGGTGAAAGAGATAACGAAGAGCACATCCATTAACCTGGGGAGGCCATCCCACAACCAGAAAGAGATGGGTCCTTTGTTGGGGGAGGGCATCTTGACCTCCAACGGACCCCTTTGGCAATATCAGAAGAAAATTCTAGGCCCAGAATTACACATGGACAAGATCAAG GGAATGGTGCACCTTATTTGGGAGTCAACAAATGTGGTGCTGGACTCATGGAAGAGTAGAATCGAGGCGGAGGGTGGAGTAGTTGCAGATATATATATTGACCAGGATTTGCTTGAGATCTCCGGGGATGTGGTAGCGAAAGCTTGTTTCGGCAGCAACTTCgccaagggaaaagaaataTTTTCCAAGCTTTGTACTCTCAAGGAAGCCATCTCCCAGAGGATCTTCTCCATTGGCCTTCCTGGCGTGAG aTACTTGCCTACGGAGAACAACAGGGAAATATCGAGGCTACAGAAGGAGGTCCACGCGTTGATCCTAAAGGTGGTGAAGGAGAGGAATGAATCCGGGCAAGTTCACAGGGACTTTCTACAAACTGTTATCCAAGGTTCTAAGAACAGTAACTTTAGCCCTCGTGGAGGAGTTGAGCATTTCATAGTAGACAATTGCAAAAACATCTACTCTGCCGCTCAAGAGACCGTCGCGGTCTCTGCTTCATGGTGCCTCATGCTGCTAGCTTCAAACCCAGAGTGGCAAGATCGCGTCCGCGCCGAGGTTCTTCAGATCTGGGGGGCCCAAATTCCCGATTTCGATATGCTCCGAAAGGCAAAACTG CTGACAATGGTGATACAAGAAACTCAGAGGCTGTACCCTTTGGCAGTGGCATTCTCAAGGGAAGCCCTAGAAGACCTTAAAATAGGGGGAATTGAGATCCCAAAAGGAGTAGGTTTATGGATGATGGTGTCTGAGCTGCACACGGACCCTGAAACTTGGGGACCCGACTCGTACGAATTCAAACCGGATCGTTTTGCAAATGGGATTTCTGGAGCTTGCAAGCTTCCCCAGTCCTACATGCCATTCGGGTTCGGTCCAAGGCAATGTCTTGGCCAAAACCTGGCCATGCTGGAGCTCAAACTCATCATTGGTCTCGttctttccaatttttctttccGCCTCTCCCCAAAATACATCCATTCTCCGATCATGAAGTTGACCATTGAGCCCAAATATGGCATCCATCTCTCGCTCAAGAAGCTCTGA
- the LOC127811700 gene encoding uncharacterized protein LOC127811700 isoform X3 has product MEGLIPAFNQVFPASEKRSSYVQKFTKCMEEVYKKSHEAYEYLNEIPPQHWTRSHFQTHCKCDLLLNNICECFNSYILEARDKGIITCLESIRCKLMKRLWKKRDAMKKIPSPLCPKIQKKLDKIKVLSFNYMSTWSGWSKCQVVGPEGQFVVDTNERSCSCRRWDLTGIPCEHAVNALFMNRNKPENFVDTCYTVESYLKIYNNCINPINGYEMWPMSKEVANLPPLKPNPKKGRRAKLRRLEAEELEKLAATGRVLRRGSIMTCTVCGVKGHNKRYHGKQPTDGDAVQQDNIFNDVTQTKSCASFSVPPVNPTLQNCTSCLM; this is encoded by the exons ATGGAG GGGTTGATTCCAGCCTTTAATCAAGTATTCCCTGCATCAGAGAAGAG GTCAAGCTATGTCCAGAAGTTCACCAAATGCATGGAGGAAGTgtataagaagtcacatgaggCATATGAATATCTAAATGAAATTCCGCCTCAGCATTGGACAAGGTCACATTTCCAAACTCATTGTAAGTGTGACTTGCTCTTGAATAATATTTGTGAATGCTTCAACAGCTACATCTTAGAAGCTAGGGATAAGGGCATCATCACATGCTTAGAAAGCATAAGATGTAAGTTGATGAAAAGGCTTTGGAAAAAAAGGGATGCTATGAAAAAAATTCCTAGTCCATTGTGtcctaaaatacaaaaaaaactaGATAAAATTAAGGTGCTCAGCTTCAACTACATGTCCACTTGGTCCGGGTGGAGTAAATGTCAGGTTGTCGGACCAGAAGGCCAATTTGTAGTTGATACGAATGAGAGGAGTTGTAGCTGCAGGAGATGGGATCTCACAGGAATCCCTTGTGAGCATGCAGTCAATGCGTTGTTCATGAATAGAAATAAGCCAGAAAATTTTGTGGATACGTGCTACACTGTTGAGTCTTATTTGAAGATCTATAACAATTGTATCAACCCAATAAATGGATATGAAATGTGGCCTATGAGTAAGGAAGTTGCTAATTTACCCCCACTAAAACCAAACCCAAAGAAAGGAAGGAGGGCAAAATTAAGGAGATTAGAAGCAGAAGAGTTGGAGAAATTGGCAGCGACTGGAAGGGTTTTAAGGAGAGGATCAATTATGACATGCACAGTGTGTGGTGTGAAGGGTCATAATAAAAGATATCATGGCAAGCAACCAACTGATGGTGATGCTGTACAACAAGATAATATCTTTAATGATGTAACTCAAACAAAGTCTTGTGCATCTTTTTCTGTTCCACCAGTGAACCCAACTCTTCAAAATTGCACCTCTTGCCTAATGTaa
- the LOC127811700 gene encoding uncharacterized protein LOC127811700 isoform X2 — MGLIPAFNQVFPASEKRYCVRHIYTNFRKNWKGKELKDMLWNCARSSYVQKFTKCMEEVYKKSHEAYEYLNEIPPQHWTRSHFQTHCKCDLLLNNICECFNSYILEARDKGIITCLESIRCKLMKRLWKKRDAMKKIPSPLCPKIQKKLDKIKVLSFNYMSTWSGWSKCQVVGPEGQFVVDTNERSCSCRRWDLTGIPCEHAVNALFMNRNKPENFVDTCYTVESYLKIYNNCINPINGYEMWPMSKEVANLPPLKPNPKKGRRAKLRRLEAEELEKLAATGRVLRRGSIMTCTVCGVKGHNKRYHGKQPTDGDAVQQDNIFNDVTQTKSCASFSVPPVNPTLQNCTSCLM, encoded by the exons ATG GGGTTGATTCCAGCCTTTAATCAAGTATTCCCTGCATCAGAGAAGAGGTACTGTGTGAGGCACATTTATACAAATTTCAGAAAGAATTGGAAAGGAAAAGAGCTGAAGGACATGTTATGGAATTGTGCAAGGTCAAGCTATGTCCAGAAGTTCACCAAATGCATGGAGGAAGTgtataagaagtcacatgaggCATATGAATATCTAAATGAAATTCCGCCTCAGCATTGGACAAGGTCACATTTCCAAACTCATTGTAAGTGTGACTTGCTCTTGAATAATATTTGTGAATGCTTCAACAGCTACATCTTAGAAGCTAGGGATAAGGGCATCATCACATGCTTAGAAAGCATAAGATGTAAGTTGATGAAAAGGCTTTGGAAAAAAAGGGATGCTATGAAAAAAATTCCTAGTCCATTGTGtcctaaaatacaaaaaaaactaGATAAAATTAAGGTGCTCAGCTTCAACTACATGTCCACTTGGTCCGGGTGGAGTAAATGTCAGGTTGTCGGACCAGAAGGCCAATTTGTAGTTGATACGAATGAGAGGAGTTGTAGCTGCAGGAGATGGGATCTCACAGGAATCCCTTGTGAGCATGCAGTCAATGCGTTGTTCATGAATAGAAATAAGCCAGAAAATTTTGTGGATACGTGCTACACTGTTGAGTCTTATTTGAAGATCTATAACAATTGTATCAACCCAATAAATGGATATGAAATGTGGCCTATGAGTAAGGAAGTTGCTAATTTACCCCCACTAAAACCAAACCCAAAGAAAGGAAGGAGGGCAAAATTAAGGAGATTAGAAGCAGAAGAGTTGGAGAAATTGGCAGCGACTGGAAGGGTTTTAAGGAGAGGATCAATTATGACATGCACAGTGTGTGGTGTGAAGGGTCATAATAAAAGATATCATGGCAAGCAACCAACTGATGGTGATGCTGTACAACAAGATAATATCTTTAATGATGTAACTCAAACAAAGTCTTGTGCATCTTTTTCTGTTCCACCAGTGAACCCAACTCTTCAAAATTGCACCTCTTGCCTAATGTaa
- the LOC127811700 gene encoding uncharacterized protein LOC127811700 isoform X1: MEGLIPAFNQVFPASEKRYCVRHIYTNFRKNWKGKELKDMLWNCARSSYVQKFTKCMEEVYKKSHEAYEYLNEIPPQHWTRSHFQTHCKCDLLLNNICECFNSYILEARDKGIITCLESIRCKLMKRLWKKRDAMKKIPSPLCPKIQKKLDKIKVLSFNYMSTWSGWSKCQVVGPEGQFVVDTNERSCSCRRWDLTGIPCEHAVNALFMNRNKPENFVDTCYTVESYLKIYNNCINPINGYEMWPMSKEVANLPPLKPNPKKGRRAKLRRLEAEELEKLAATGRVLRRGSIMTCTVCGVKGHNKRYHGKQPTDGDAVQQDNIFNDVTQTKSCASFSVPPVNPTLQNCTSCLM; encoded by the exons ATGGAG GGGTTGATTCCAGCCTTTAATCAAGTATTCCCTGCATCAGAGAAGAGGTACTGTGTGAGGCACATTTATACAAATTTCAGAAAGAATTGGAAAGGAAAAGAGCTGAAGGACATGTTATGGAATTGTGCAAGGTCAAGCTATGTCCAGAAGTTCACCAAATGCATGGAGGAAGTgtataagaagtcacatgaggCATATGAATATCTAAATGAAATTCCGCCTCAGCATTGGACAAGGTCACATTTCCAAACTCATTGTAAGTGTGACTTGCTCTTGAATAATATTTGTGAATGCTTCAACAGCTACATCTTAGAAGCTAGGGATAAGGGCATCATCACATGCTTAGAAAGCATAAGATGTAAGTTGATGAAAAGGCTTTGGAAAAAAAGGGATGCTATGAAAAAAATTCCTAGTCCATTGTGtcctaaaatacaaaaaaaactaGATAAAATTAAGGTGCTCAGCTTCAACTACATGTCCACTTGGTCCGGGTGGAGTAAATGTCAGGTTGTCGGACCAGAAGGCCAATTTGTAGTTGATACGAATGAGAGGAGTTGTAGCTGCAGGAGATGGGATCTCACAGGAATCCCTTGTGAGCATGCAGTCAATGCGTTGTTCATGAATAGAAATAAGCCAGAAAATTTTGTGGATACGTGCTACACTGTTGAGTCTTATTTGAAGATCTATAACAATTGTATCAACCCAATAAATGGATATGAAATGTGGCCTATGAGTAAGGAAGTTGCTAATTTACCCCCACTAAAACCAAACCCAAAGAAAGGAAGGAGGGCAAAATTAAGGAGATTAGAAGCAGAAGAGTTGGAGAAATTGGCAGCGACTGGAAGGGTTTTAAGGAGAGGATCAATTATGACATGCACAGTGTGTGGTGTGAAGGGTCATAATAAAAGATATCATGGCAAGCAACCAACTGATGGTGATGCTGTACAACAAGATAATATCTTTAATGATGTAACTCAAACAAAGTCTTGTGCATCTTTTTCTGTTCCACCAGTGAACCCAACTCTTCAAAATTGCACCTCTTGCCTAATGTaa